The following coding sequences lie in one Peromyscus maniculatus bairdii isolate BWxNUB_F1_BW_parent chromosome 3, HU_Pman_BW_mat_3.1, whole genome shotgun sequence genomic window:
- the LOC102907987 gene encoding tubulin alpha-3 chain gives MRECISIHVGQAGVQIGNACWELYCLEHGIQPDGQMPSDKTIGGGDDSFNTFFSETGAGKHVPRAVFVDLEPTVVDEVRTGTYRQLFHPEQLITGKEDAANNYARGHYTIGKEIVDLVLDRIRKLADLCTGLQGFLIFHSFGGGTGSGFASLLMERLSVDYGKKSKLEFAIYPAPQVSTAVVEPYNSILTTHTTLEHSDCAFMVDNEAIYDICRRNLDIERPTYTNLNRLIGQIVSSITASLRFDGALNVDLTEFQTNLVPYPRIHFPLATYAPVISAEKAYHEQLSVAEITNACFEPANQMVKCDPRHGKYMACCMLYRGDVVPKDVNAAIATIKTKRTIQFVDWCPTGFKVGINYQPPTVVPGGDLAKVQRAVCMLSNTTAIAEAWARLDHKFDLMYAKRAFVHWYVGEGMEEGEFSEAREDLAALEKDYEEVGVDSVEAEAEEGEEY, from the exons CGAGAGTGTATCTCTATCCACGTGGGGCAGGCAGGTGTCCAGATTGGCAATGCCTGCTGGGAACTGTACTGCCTTGAACATGGTATTCAGCCTGACGGGCAGATGCCAAGCGACAAAACCATTGGTGGCGGGGACGATTCATTCAACACATTCTTCAGTGAAACCGGAGCTGGCAAGCACGTGCCCAGAGCAGTGTTTGTGGACCTGGAGCCCACTGTGGTCG ATGAAGTTCGTACCGGAACCTACAGGCAACTTTTCCACCCAGAGCAGCTGATTACTGGGAAGGAGGATGCGGCCAATAATTATGCCAGAGGTCATTACACCATTGGCAAGGAGATTGTCGACCTGGTTCTGGACCGTATCCGAAAACTA GCAGATCTGTGCACAGGACTGCAGGGCTTCCTCATCTTCCACAGCTTTGGAGGCGGCACAGGGTCTGGGTTTGCATCTCTACTTATGGAACGGCTTTCAGTGGACTATGGCAAAAAGTCCAAGCTGGAATTTGCCATTTACCCAGCCCCCCAGGTTTCCACAGCCGTTGTGGAGCCCTACAACTCCATCTTGACCACACACACAACGCTGGAACACTCGGATTGTGCTTTCATGGTGGATAATGAAGCCATCTATGACATCTGTCGACGCAACCTGGATATTGAACGTCCCACATATACCAACCTCAATCGACTGATTGGGCAGATCGTGTCATCCATCACAGCCTCCCTGAGGTTTGATGGGGCCCTGAATGTGGACTTAACAGAATTCCAGACCAACCTGGTGCCATACCCTCGCATCCACTTCCCACTGGCAACCTATGCCCCAGTCATCTCAGCTGAGAAGGCATACCATGAGCAGCTGTCAGTGGCAGAGATCACCAATGCTTGCTTCGAGCCAGCCAATCAGATGGTCAAGTGTGACCCTCGCCATGGCAAATACATGGCCTGCTGCATGTTGTACAGGGGGGATGTGGTCCCAAAAGATGTCAATGCGGCTATTGCTACCATCAAGACAAAGCGCACTATCCAATTTGTGGATTGGTGCCCAACTGGATTTAAG GTGGGTATTAACTACCAGCCCCCCACCGTGGTCCCTGGGGGAGacctggccaaggtgcagagggCCGTGTGCATGCTGAGCAACACCACTGCCATCGCAGAGGCTTGGGCCCGCCTGGACCACAAGTTTGACCTCATGTATGCCAAGCGGGCCTTTGTGCACTGGTACGTGGGAGAAGGCATGGAGGAAGGGGAGTTCTCAGAGGCCCGGGAGGACCTGGCAGCGCTGGAGAAGGATTATGAAGAGGTGGGCGTCGATTccgtggaagcagaggcagaagaaggggaggaataCTGA